TGAACACAAACTCACATATCACTTTTTATGTAGTGATTACTTATCAAAGtagaagaaatacagaaagcaaTAAATCCTGTTGTGAGTGTTTGCCATAGGAATTGAATTCAAACACAGGTGGCCGAAATATAAGAACCCTTTTCTTTCAAGaagtcacaaatattttctttcttttcttgaccCTCTTCTTGGTTCCTACTAAACTTCAGTAGCCATGACAAGAGAAAATAGCACTGAAGTGACTGAattttttcttctgggatttGGTGCCCAACACAAGTATCCATACTTCCTCTTCATTGTATTTCTGGTGATCTATGCGACTTCCATGATGGGTAACATTGGAATTATCCTACTCATCAAGACAGATTCCAGACTTCAAACACCTATGTACTTTTTCCTGCAACATTTGGCCTTTGTTGATATTTGTTATACCTCTGCTATCACTCCCAAGATGCTGCAAAACTTCATATTAGAAAATAAGTCTATATCATTTGAGGGCTGTGCAATGCAATTATTGGTTTATGCAACATTTGCAACCAGTGACTGCTACCTCCTGGCTGCTATGGCAGTGGACCGTTATGTAGCCATCTGTAACCCACTTCACTATCCCATGATCATGTCCCAAAGAGTCTGCATCCAACTGGTAGCTGGTTCATACATCATGGGTTCAATAAATGCTTCTGTGCACACAGGTTTTACATTTTCACTGTACTTTTGCAAATCTAACCCCATCAATCACTTTTTCTGTGATGTTCCCCCAATTCTGGCCCTTTCATGCTCCAGCATTGACATCAACATCATGCTCCTTGTTGTCTTTGTGGGATTTAACTTGATGTTCACTGTGTTAGTTGTCATCTcttcctatatatatatcatggCTGCCATCCTGAAGATATCTTCTGCTACCGAGAGGAAAAAAGCCTTCTCCACGTGCTCTTcccacctgacagccatcatcaTTTTCTATACAACCCTATCATACATGTACTTACAGCCTCAGGCTAATAATTCTCAGGAGAATATGAAAGTGACTTCTGTATTTTACGGCATTGTGATTCCTTTTTTGAACCCCTTGATCTATAGTTTGAGAAATAAGGAGGTAAAAGAGGCTCTAAAAGTGATGAGGAAGAAGTTCTTCTAGGTTGGacccaagtttttaaaattcagcacATTGAAGCATCAAGTAGGGATGTTTGACCACTGTGTAATGTTTCTGAAATTGGCAACATGTTACCATCTTAAGCCAATGCTACCTCTTTCAATAGATGAGTTCTTAAAATGCAAGAAATATAGTAACATCTCATGGGACTAATTTTCCCCTGAATATAGTTTGAGAAATATGTCTCATACTGTCTTACTTTattgagattatttaaatattaaaaataatggtacAGACTTCACAAAGTATTAGTTGCttcaaatatatttcagatatGTTCTTAAAGAATAGAAAACCTCAATTTTGTACATAATCAATGTTAAAATTGaagttcattattttccattcactTAAACTATTTCCCTAAATTGTCTACAAAGAAACTCTTCATATGTTCTGTTCCAATTATTGCATAAGCctgaatgtaaaataaatgtaCTGCATTGAAAGATCCCTAATGACTTTGGCTATATGTCCTACTTAATAGTCCTATATTAGTACATTCTCTAGCACTTAAAAACACTTACTTCTTATGTAATTACTTATGTTCTCATTACTCTCTTTACTCTGAATCCATCTCTTTCTTGCATAAGGTAAGGACACTTCCAGAAACATTTTCTGTATCTGTCCCCAATAAAGATAGAAAAACTAGAATGTAGATGGATCCAAAGACCTAAACAATTCTCTTATGAAAGGCATAAGTCATTGTAGTCTAGACAAATACCTTAAAATGTAGGAATTTAACAAGAAGTTGAAGGGAGGCAGGCCAAGAGCCCTTTGAATCAGAAAGATAAATTGTTGACAGAAGAGCTTTAGTAGGTAGATTGAGGATAAGTAGTGGAAACCCCCACATGAATCTAGAGAAGCCATAgaagatatatttttcaaatatggtATCCTGCATTAATTCTGaaagaagagggacacctgggtggttcagcggttgagtgtctgacttcagctcagggcatgttcccaggGTCTCCatatcaagtcccgcatcaggctccctgctcaagccttcttctccctctgcctatgtctctgcctctctctgtgtctctcgtaaataaataaataaattctaaaaaattctGAAGGAAGATAAAAAATTTACCTGGAGTTAATGTGGGATGGCCAAAATCTTCCCAGCAAAGACTCCACTTTTGTAAAGGAGGACACTTCCTATAAAGGGAAGGTCCAAGTAACCTTCAAAGACCAGGATCAGGGACAATTGTTAGAAAGTACATTGGCAAAGTAGACAAAGGGTATCCTGAGGCCCTGTAAAATCAGAGACTAATGTACAACatactattattaaaatattgtattttatatttgaaatttgccaagagggcagaaaaagaaaaattataatcatgTAAAGTGATAGCTATGTCAACAAGTTTGAttttggtgatcatttcacaatggaTACTTATGTCAAACTATCAAGATGTATatctcaaatatatacaaatttgccaattatatttcagtaaagctgGAGAGGAAAGatgataaaacaaagaaaaacttaatACATGTTAAGAAATCTGAGTGACCAAATTGGACATAGGGTGCAAAATGGAGACTCACACAGTACTCTGCATTCAATACCAAAGTGAAAGAAATCCCAAAAGGAAATAGGTTCTATGACAAATGGACACAAGCAGTGAAatccctaaaatttatatgaaggaGGAAATAGTGATCTTAGCTGTGACCAAAGAATGGTTAGTGATTGTTAGCACTTATCCAAAAGAGAAACTTCCTCCACCAAGTATAGAGTAGTAATGGTCTGATGTATAATTAATCACACATTGTTTCATAAATCACCAGCTATACTTTTTTCATAAGGGTGTTTTGAGTCCAGCAACTGTCTCTAAAACATTATGATAGAGGCTCAATTCTTCAACCAAAATTTGAAGTCAATAATTAGCAAGATGGCTAACTTTATGGAAATATTAGTCTAGACCaagatggaagaaaatacagCATCATACACAAAAGTTTGGAACAAGAatgacacagagaagagaaaaccTACAGAAGTTGAAAGACAAAAAAGCTACTCACCATCCCTTATGAGTATTTACTAGCTGCTGCAAAATGCAGCTAGTCGTCTGTTCTCCTCTTACTACTTCAAAAAAGAACTCCTAGTTTGTGTGGAAGGTGATGCATCCAGGTAAAAAGATATTACACTTCTCGGCTTTCTTTGTAGCTAAGATGGTATGTATCTTGGTTTGCATTCCTGGGTTACAGACTTGGGTAAAGGTAGCATATGCTGGAGGTGTATGTGGAGAATTAACCTTAACCTAAAGAGCAGTCTGGTCTTTGTCTTCAGCTACCAGGGTGATCTGGAAGCCCCTGGGATGTCCTTCCTAATAGGAGTGTCTTTGTTTGCCTGGAGAATTTGGCCACTGGACAATCTAACATTATGATTTATGATGGAAGCTTTGAAACATGCTTCATCAGTTCCAACTTCCAGAGGAACTTGGAAAGGTATTAACTCCAACCTCCAGGACAAGTTGAGAATGAAAGATCAACCACATGAGCAAAGTGCAAAAGAAAATGGATACTAAAGGTTAGTCTCCCAGGTCAGCAATACTCCATGTGTGTTGCTACATGTTGACATTTAGGATAGTAATACCTCTCTGAGGACGATGGAGTTTTTTTATTTGGATCCTCAACAAACTTTGCCCCATGCATTTATTCCTTTGGTTACGTTCAGCTTGTATCTTTCTATTATATTAAGATTTAAATCGTATGTATAGTTCTTTCCTGATGTGTTAGCCAGTTTGGGCTCTATTACAAATTACCATAGCTTGAGTGGCTTctaaacaatacaaatttatttctcagagttctgggagtaagaagtctgaaatcagggtgcCAGCAAGGTCAGGGTCTGATGAGAGCTGCCCTCTGGGTGGCAGATGCTAACCTCTACTGTGTCCTCAATGGTAAAAAAGGGGATCAGGGCTGCACCCTGGAGATGTGCCTCCTCACTAAGCCTTTGCCTCTTTATACCATCACATTAaaagttaggacttcaacagaAGGATTTGGaagggcacaaacattcagtccatatcACTGGAATTCAGTGAGTCATTCTAGtgaattatcaaacctgaggGTGATTGGGGAAAGGCCCCAACATCTATAACCAACCACAAATGGGGGTGGCCCTAGGGACCCCTGGACTTTTGACTGGTGTCTGACGTGACATGAGTCCAGTGGGAACTGTTACCTCAGGCTACGCAGTTTGCTAACCTTTTTGGTGGGGGTTCTCCCAAGCAGCAGAGAGCAAGAAGAGTAAGCTATAGAAAGACAGAAGCAAGGAAAGGGCGAATCATTTAGTTGGCTTACACCCTGGGAACTAGAACTCAGTCTCAGTCTCTAAAGGACAAAACAATTATTCAATCCCTCTGTCCCATCACTTGAAGGTCACCCAAGGTCTTCCACAGCTTCAGAGATATTTCTAAGGCAGAGAAGCTGAGAGATATCAGGGGAAACCATCACTAGTAGCATAGACAGCACTGTCCACCAGAGATGCATGAAACCAAGTAGCTGAGGAGGTGGGGTACAAGACACTGAGATCTCTGCTACCCATACACATTTCCAGCCAATGAAATGTGAATAGAAGACTGCAAGATTTGGGGAAagcttgcattttcctaatgaaaaaatacacacacacacacacacacacacacacacacacacagttgtcACCCTACATTCTTGGatccttttttctgttttgaaaaggaATGTGACATCTAGAACTATGGTAGACAGGTTAGACTATGAGGTAACCAACATATGGGAAAGACAAAGCAAATCACAAAAATGGAAgtctgaatgaaatgaatgactGAAGAGAATAGTTTGACCCACAACTCTAGTTTTACTTGAGTTTTTAGAAAATGAGAAGCTACTACTTCATCTGTCAGTttaatttagggggaaaaatatgacaagacaattaaaaaatgaaatgtcaatCCCAATTAAGCTTCTTTTGGCTGGTTGGTGAACTCAATTTCAAATTTAtaagatagattttatttaatatttcagttttgctattCTAAATCTCTAACATAATTGGTTCTGTgtgtattcttttaaattaaggTGACATTTTCAAATACGAATGTATTTTACCCAAATTTTCATGGTAAAGGAAATGCCTCTGTAGATTTTCCTTCAAAACATTACATGACAGTTATTTTatctactgtatttttattttgttagaactcaaatcaacaaaaacaggataCTTAAAAATTTGAGATCAATCAtgtcaaatgaaattaaataattccagattaaaattattacttttcctatgtaaaaaaaatgcaagtcaaaacttcCAAACTATTGTTATACAGGAAAAATAAGTCCCTGTTTTATTGAGCCAAAGtaacttggatttttttcctaCCAGGAGTACAACACATTTCTAACTGAGACACTGGTCATGCGATAAGTAATGTTGAATATTGATTCACTGGCCTTTTGACCATAATTCTCCTTCCAGGTATGCTTGCTAATCAAAAGCTATGGATTCCCTGAATCTAGCCTTCTACTCTCATTgattaaattaaaagtttaacCCTAGCAACTTTATAGCCAAAAATCTTCTCAAAATAGCTTATTCTATTATCTGAAAATTCTGATGGCATAAAGTGCAATTGGAAGAAAGGGTATCTTTATCCAgagcttaattttaaaatataaacatttttagggaaaaaagaagaaaaagaaagaagaaatcaagagcagatttttttcttcaaataaacaatgatcaaaggagagaaaatgagtgggaaaaattagagagagtgacaaaacatgagagactcctaactctgggaaacaaacaaagggtagtagaaggggaggcaggaggggggaTGGCacaactgggtgacaggcactgagaagggcacttgataggataagcactgagtgttatactatatgttggcaaatcgaacttcaataaaaaataaataaataaataaataaataaataaataaataaagtatgacaGCAGCAACaaaataacctaaaaaaaaaaaaaagcaaggtgctaatagaaaatatgttcaaatacTAGTAACCTTATTCATCACATTAGGGACATATGCCCCTAACTTTAGATTAACTTcgattccttttttttagatAACCATGTTATTTGCTGATTATGGTGACAAGGTCAATTTACTGAATCTAAAACACAGATTcttatacatatttaaagtgttcaaccaggtggctcagttggttaagcatctgactcttggtttcgactcaggtcatgatctcttgagtcatgagattgagccccacctccatctctggctccaagctcagtgaggagtctgcttaaagattctctccttctgccctctccactctttctctctcaaataaataaacaaataaaaaaacaattgttCAACCTGatttataacaagaaaaaaaatgttgaggagTTGTTTTATAACAAGGCAACATGCATACATATCCTTAATGACAGTAACAGGAATTAAATGTATTCTTTCTAGAAAGCTTAAATGTTCTTCAGCATAAAATAACTACTAACAATTGTTCATTCCAATTCCAACTCAGCCCCTGGAACCTCAGATTCCTGAGGGGCCAGTATTGATCCCTTAGGCCCCAGCTATAAACTCCCCAATTAGAAGAAAGCACACAGAGAGACCATGGTGGCAATCAGCCTGCATCGGCTGCAGAAACAGAAACTAGAGGCAAATCTGGTGTAAGTAAAACAAAGCAATGAACTAACGATTgaaagattaaatgaatgaaaggggaactggggtggctcaatgggttaaatATCTTccttccactcaagtcatgatccagggtcctaggCTTGAGCCCCACTTTTGgatccctgctcaacagggagtctgcttcttcctccccctgctcattctctctctctctctcttcctttctcactctctctctctctttctctctcaaataaataaataaataaaatgtttttaaaagagaaaaattcaatgaatgagtgaaaattgtatgtttttcatatattatttgcaGGTACTATTATGACCAATTCTGAGTAGCTATTCAGTGCTCAGCCTTGTGTTgggaatttacattaaaattcctCACTTTTTTACATCATTACAAGtagtctttttttctgtctcttcctcttcctttttaaaacaaaactatttcaaaaagaaaagatgatgaaATTTATGTCTAAAGACTCTCTCCATTCCCATGCTGAAGGATTACCACTAAATATTTGGTGTGAATCCTTCTTGAGTTTTTTCATggatagataaagaaaatgagaaaaagagaatgaatgtgaataaacatttttgtttttaaaagggcCCAGACttagggcacatgggtggctcagttggttaagcagctgactcttgatatcagctcaagtcatgatctcaggttcgtgggatcaagctctgtg
This is a stretch of genomic DNA from Canis aureus isolate CA01 chromosome 21, VMU_Caureus_v.1.0, whole genome shotgun sequence. It encodes these proteins:
- the LOC144293379 gene encoding olfactory receptor 5AK3-like, whose protein sequence is MTRENSTEVTEFFLLGFGAQHKYPYFLFIVFLVIYATSMMGNIGIILLIKTDSRLQTPMYFFLQHLAFVDICYTSAITPKMLQNFILENKSISFEGCAMQLLVYATFATSDCYLLAAMAVDRYVAICNPLHYPMIMSQRVCIQLVAGSYIMGSINASVHTGFTFSLYFCKSNPINHFFCDVPPILALSCSSIDINIMLLVVFVGFNLMFTVLVVISSYIYIMAAILKISSATERKKAFSTCSSHLTAIIIFYTTLSYMYLQPQANNSQENMKVTSVFYGIVIPFLNPLIYSLRNKEVKEALKVMRKKFF